Proteins encoded by one window of Dyella humicola:
- the cysS gene encoding cysteine--tRNA ligase — translation MPISLHNSLTRRVETFSPLDPDRVTMYLCGPTVYNYVHIGNARGPVVFDVLVRLLRRHYPHVVYARNITDVDDKINAAAQQLGVGIETITGRYTQAYREDMAALGIAPPDMEPHATAHIPQIIAMIERLIASKHAYAAEGHVLFNVDSYADYGALSGRDPDELLAGARVEVAPYKQSPGDFVLWKPSTPELPGWDSPWGRGRPGWHIECSAMSEAHLGETIDIHAGGVDLQFPHHENEIAQSTCAHGGRIFARYWMHNGMLTFGGRKMSKSLGNVMLVHELLKQHPPEALRLLLLRGHYRQPLDWSDATIAQAISTLEGWYRVLRDLGDVEVDMTDLPVPAAVEAALCDDLNTPQALAELSQLADAARQAGDADARHEAKRALLGAGALLGLLQQDPENWFKQSSDASDIDEARIEALLEARRAARAARDFKRADEIRDELTAMGIAIEDGAQGTRWSVVKG, via the coding sequence ATGCCGATTTCGCTTCACAACAGCCTGACGCGCCGCGTTGAAACGTTCAGCCCGCTCGATCCCGACCGGGTAACGATGTATTTGTGCGGGCCCACGGTCTACAACTACGTGCACATCGGCAATGCACGTGGTCCGGTGGTATTCGACGTGCTGGTGCGCCTGCTGCGCCGCCACTATCCCCATGTGGTCTACGCCCGCAACATCACCGACGTGGACGACAAGATCAATGCCGCTGCCCAGCAGTTGGGCGTGGGCATCGAGACCATCACCGGCCGCTATACGCAAGCCTACCGCGAAGACATGGCGGCGCTGGGTATCGCTCCGCCGGACATGGAGCCGCACGCAACGGCGCACATTCCCCAGATCATCGCGATGATCGAGCGGCTGATCGCCAGCAAACATGCCTATGCGGCCGAAGGCCACGTGCTGTTCAACGTGGATTCCTACGCCGATTACGGCGCCCTGTCGGGCCGCGACCCAGATGAACTGCTGGCAGGTGCCCGCGTGGAAGTTGCCCCCTACAAGCAGAGTCCTGGCGATTTCGTACTGTGGAAGCCATCCACGCCCGAACTGCCCGGCTGGGACAGTCCCTGGGGTCGCGGCCGTCCGGGCTGGCATATCGAGTGCTCGGCCATGAGCGAAGCGCACCTAGGCGAAACCATTGATATCCACGCCGGTGGCGTGGATCTGCAGTTTCCGCATCACGAGAACGAAATCGCGCAGTCCACCTGCGCGCACGGCGGCAGGATCTTCGCCCGCTATTGGATGCACAACGGCATGCTTACGTTCGGCGGCCGCAAGATGTCCAAGTCGCTGGGCAACGTGATGCTGGTGCATGAACTGCTCAAGCAACATCCGCCGGAAGCCCTGCGCCTGTTGCTGCTGCGGGGTCATTACCGCCAGCCGCTGGACTGGTCCGATGCGACCATTGCCCAAGCAATCAGTACGCTGGAGGGCTGGTATCGCGTGCTGCGCGACCTGGGTGACGTCGAGGTCGACATGACCGACTTGCCGGTACCCGCCGCCGTCGAAGCGGCGCTGTGCGACGACCTCAATACGCCGCAGGCGCTGGCTGAACTGTCGCAGCTGGCTGATGCCGCCCGCCAGGCCGGCGATGCAGATGCCCGGCACGAAGCGAAGCGGGCACTTCTAGGCGCCGGCGCCCTGCTCGGGCTGCTGCAGCAGGATCCGGAAAACTGGTTCAAGCAGTCCAGCGATGCATCGGACATTGACGAAGCTCGCATCGAGGCCTTGCTGGAGGCACGGCGCGCTGCCCGCGCCGCCCGCGACTTCAAGCGTGCCGATGAGATTCGCGACGAACTGACTGCGATGGGAATCGCCATTGAAGACGGTGCCCAGGGCACGCGCTGGAGCGTGGTGAAGGGCTGA
- a CDS encoding glycine zipper 2TM domain-containing protein, which yields MTKMVFPALVLALMACGLTVTSAFAQDARYQSQNPSQNQSQNDDNTHYGWADVLRVDPVYGVARTEVPRQECYDQQVVQTAPPQGSAAGTILGAVVGGVLGSTVGRGSGRTAATVVGAVAGGAVGNSVSASGGGQYQGTETHCRQVAAVSEQRRIMGYDVEYRYRGEVYVSRLNYDPGERLRVRVSVAPAD from the coding sequence ATGACCAAGATGGTGTTTCCCGCGCTGGTGCTAGCCTTGATGGCCTGTGGCCTGACAGTTACCAGTGCATTTGCGCAGGATGCGCGGTACCAGAGTCAAAATCCGAGTCAAAATCAAAGCCAGAACGACGACAACACCCACTATGGCTGGGCGGATGTGTTGCGCGTCGACCCTGTCTATGGGGTTGCCCGCACCGAGGTGCCACGCCAGGAATGCTACGACCAGCAGGTGGTGCAGACCGCGCCGCCCCAGGGCAGCGCGGCCGGCACCATCTTGGGTGCTGTCGTGGGCGGTGTGCTGGGAAGCACCGTCGGCCGCGGCAGTGGCCGTACAGCGGCCACCGTGGTTGGCGCGGTCGCTGGTGGTGCCGTCGGCAACAGTGTGTCGGCCAGTGGCGGTGGCCAGTACCAGGGCACCGAGACCCACTGCCGCCAGGTGGCTGCAGTGAGCGAGCAGCGCCGCATCATGGGTTATGACGTGGAGTATCGCTATCGCGGCGAAGTCTATGTTTCCCGTCTCAACTACGACCCGGGCGAGCGTCTCCGGGTACGGGTAAGCGTCGCGCCCGCCGACTGA
- a CDS encoding N-acetylornithine carbamoyltransferase, whose translation MTLRHFLTTQDYSRAEIDALLEQAAAFKRSPRGQQLAGKSVALMFFNPSMRTRTSFELGAFHMGGHAIVLAPGKDAWPIEFEVGSVMEGDTEEHIAEVARVLSRYVDLIAVRAFPKFQDWSVDREDKVIKAFAQYATVPVINMETITHPCQELAHAMALKEHLGNLQNKKYVLTWTYHPKPLNTAVANSALLIATKMGMDVTLLCPTPDYVLDERYMEFGYQNAMQNGGSLKVSHNIEEAYRGADVVYAKSWGALPFFGNWEQEKPIREASRHFIVDEAKMALTNNGLFSHCLPLRRNVKATDAVMDSPACIAIDEAENRLHVQKAVMASLIGQR comes from the coding sequence ATGACTCTTCGCCATTTTCTGACCACCCAGGACTACAGCCGCGCCGAGATCGACGCGCTGTTGGAACAGGCGGCCGCCTTCAAGCGTTCCCCGCGCGGCCAGCAGCTGGCTGGCAAGTCGGTGGCGCTGATGTTCTTCAACCCGTCGATGCGTACCCGCACCAGCTTCGAGCTGGGCGCTTTCCATATGGGTGGCCACGCCATCGTGCTGGCGCCAGGCAAGGACGCATGGCCGATCGAGTTCGAGGTGGGCAGCGTGATGGAAGGCGATACGGAGGAGCACATCGCCGAAGTGGCGCGCGTGCTGTCGCGCTATGTGGACCTGATCGCCGTGCGTGCATTTCCGAAGTTCCAGGATTGGTCGGTGGATCGCGAGGACAAGGTCATCAAGGCGTTCGCGCAGTACGCGACGGTGCCGGTGATCAACATGGAAACCATCACCCATCCGTGCCAGGAGCTGGCACACGCGATGGCGCTGAAGGAACACCTGGGCAATCTGCAGAACAAGAAGTATGTGCTCACCTGGACCTATCACCCCAAGCCGCTGAACACCGCAGTGGCTAACTCCGCCTTGTTGATCGCCACCAAGATGGGCATGGACGTGACCTTGCTGTGTCCCACACCTGACTACGTGCTGGACGAGCGCTACATGGAGTTCGGCTACCAGAACGCCATGCAAAACGGCGGTTCGCTCAAGGTCAGCCACAACATCGAAGAAGCCTATCGCGGCGCCGATGTGGTCTACGCCAAGAGCTGGGGTGCGCTGCCGTTCTTCGGCAACTGGGAGCAGGAGAAGCCGATCCGCGAGGCGAGCCGGCACTTCATCGTGGACGAGGCCAAGATGGCGCTGACCAATAACGGTCTCTTCAGTCATTGCCTGCCGTTGCGTCGCAATGTGAAAGCCACCGATGCCGTGATGGATTCGCCGGCGTGCATCGCCATCGATGAAGCCGAGAACCGCCTGCATGTGCAGAAGGCGGTGATGGCGTCGTTGATCGGTCAGCGCTGA
- a CDS encoding FMN-binding negative transcriptional regulator: protein MYMPTYFKETRSEALHALMRAYPFATLVTHGDAGLTANHLPCELVGDHLHGHVARGNELARADGAEVLVIFRGPEGYVSPNWYPSKHETGREVPTWNYAVIHVHGRLRVVEDHTWLRLLLERLTDRHEAGQPKPWHVSDAPADHIEKSLGGIVGLEISIDRIEGKFKLSQNHPAANRAGVVEGLRQRSGRGDAELADLMVQQEESRS, encoded by the coding sequence ATGTATATGCCCACTTATTTCAAGGAAACACGAAGCGAAGCGCTGCATGCGTTGATGCGCGCTTACCCCTTCGCCACGCTGGTGACGCATGGCGATGCAGGCCTCACCGCCAATCATCTGCCGTGCGAGCTGGTCGGTGACCACTTGCATGGCCACGTCGCGCGCGGCAACGAACTGGCGCGTGCCGATGGTGCCGAGGTGTTGGTGATTTTTCGCGGACCGGAAGGCTATGTGAGCCCGAACTGGTATCCGAGCAAGCACGAGACCGGGCGCGAAGTGCCGACCTGGAACTATGCGGTGATCCATGTGCATGGGCGCCTGCGCGTGGTCGAGGATCACACCTGGCTACGACTGTTGCTTGAGCGCCTGACCGATCGTCACGAAGCGGGCCAGCCCAAGCCGTGGCACGTATCCGATGCGCCGGCCGACCATATCGAGAAGTCGCTGGGTGGCATCGTCGGTCTGGAAATCAGCATCGATCGCATCGAGGGCAAGTTCAAGCTGAGCCAGAACCACCCGGCAGCGAATCGCGCCGGCGTGGTCGAAGGCTTGCGTCAGCGCAGCGGTCGGGGCGATGCCGAGCTGGCGGATCTCATGGTTCAACAAGAGGAGAGCAGGTCGTGA
- a CDS encoding OsmC family protein: MSKGHQHRYKVDVTWTGNQGTGTKTYQGYGREHEIRIAGKPVLAGSSDPTFRGDASKHNPEDMLVTSLSTCHMLSYLHQAVLAGVVVTAYEDNAEGTMETDAHGGRFLEVVLHPVVTIAAGSDPAKAEAAHEPAHHACFIANSVNFPVRCEPRIVVESV; the protein is encoded by the coding sequence GTGAGCAAGGGACATCAGCATCGCTACAAAGTGGACGTGACGTGGACCGGCAACCAGGGCACCGGTACGAAGACCTACCAGGGCTACGGCCGTGAGCATGAAATCCGCATCGCTGGTAAGCCGGTGCTGGCGGGTTCGTCCGATCCCACGTTTCGTGGCGATGCCAGCAAGCACAACCCGGAAGACATGCTGGTGACCTCGCTTTCCACCTGCCACATGCTGTCGTACCTGCATCAGGCCGTGCTGGCCGGTGTCGTCGTGACGGCTTATGAGGACAACGCCGAAGGCACGATGGAAACCGATGCACATGGCGGCCGCTTCCTTGAAGTCGTGCTGCACCCGGTAGTGACCATCGCGGCGGGCAGTGATCCGGCCAAGGCTGAGGCGGCGCACGAGCCTGCGCACCACGCCTGCTTTATCGCCAATTCCGTGAATTTTCCTGTGCGCTGCGAACCGCGCATCGTCGTCGAATCCGTCTGA
- a CDS encoding argininosuccinate synthase, translating to MSKDIVLAFSGGLDTSFCVPYLKERGWAVHTVFADTGGVDAEERAYIEQRAKELGVASHVTVDGGPAIWEGFVKPFVQAGEAYQGQYPLLVSDRYLIVDAAIKRAGELGTKAIAHGCTGMGNDQVRFDLAVKALGDYEIVAPIREIQKEHTQTRAYEQAYLEERGFDVRAKQKSYTINENLLGVTLSGGEIDHWKTPGEGARGWCKPRAEWPSEKLSVTIGFVKGEAVSLNGEKLPGAKLLAKLNELFAPYGVGRGMYTGDTTIGLKGRIVYEAPGLISLLAAHRALEEAVLTKQQNRFKPEVARKWVEVVYEGFFHDPVKTDLEAYLSSSQSCVNGEVVLETSGAQVTAVEVRSPHILNAKGATYAQSADWGVEEAEGFIKLFGMSSTLWAEINRG from the coding sequence ATGAGCAAAGATATCGTTCTCGCCTTCTCCGGTGGCCTCGACACCAGCTTCTGCGTGCCCTACCTCAAGGAGCGCGGCTGGGCCGTGCACACCGTGTTCGCCGATACCGGCGGCGTCGATGCTGAAGAGCGCGCCTATATTGAGCAGCGCGCCAAGGAGCTGGGTGTCGCCAGCCACGTTACCGTCGACGGTGGCCCGGCGATCTGGGAAGGCTTCGTCAAGCCGTTCGTGCAGGCGGGCGAGGCTTACCAGGGTCAGTATCCGCTGCTGGTGTCCGATCGCTACCTGATCGTGGATGCGGCCATCAAGCGCGCTGGCGAGCTGGGCACCAAGGCGATTGCGCATGGCTGCACCGGCATGGGCAATGACCAGGTGCGTTTCGACCTGGCGGTGAAGGCGCTAGGCGACTACGAGATCGTGGCGCCGATCCGCGAGATCCAGAAAGAGCACACCCAGACGCGCGCCTATGAGCAGGCCTATCTGGAAGAGCGCGGCTTTGACGTGCGCGCGAAGCAGAAGAGCTACACCATCAATGAGAACCTGCTGGGCGTGACCCTGTCCGGCGGTGAGATCGATCATTGGAAGACCCCGGGCGAAGGTGCGCGGGGCTGGTGCAAGCCGCGCGCCGAATGGCCGTCCGAAAAGCTCTCGGTGACGATCGGCTTCGTCAAGGGCGAGGCGGTGTCGCTCAATGGCGAAAAGCTGCCAGGCGCGAAGCTGCTGGCCAAGCTCAACGAGTTGTTCGCTCCCTACGGCGTGGGTCGTGGCATGTACACCGGCGACACTACCATCGGCTTGAAGGGTCGCATCGTGTATGAAGCCCCGGGCCTGATCTCGCTTCTCGCCGCGCATCGTGCGCTGGAAGAGGCCGTGCTGACCAAGCAGCAGAACCGCTTCAAGCCCGAAGTGGCACGCAAGTGGGTGGAAGTGGTGTACGAAGGTTTCTTCCACGATCCGGTCAAGACCGATCTCGAGGCTTATCTGAGCTCCAGCCAGAGCTGCGTCAATGGCGAAGTGGTGCTGGAAACCTCGGGTGCCCAGGTCACCGCGGTGGAAGTGCGTTCGCCGCACATCCTCAATGCCAAGGGTGCCACCTACGCGCAGTCGGCCGATTGGGGCGTGGAGGAAGCCGAGGGCTTTATCAAGCTGTTCGGTATGAGCAGCACGTTGTGGGCCGAGATCAACCGCGGCTGA
- a CDS encoding acetylornithine deacetylase yields MSALLDDTLRHLRALVSYDTRNPPREIGTGGIFDYLRENLPGFDVTVTDFGAGAVNLYAVRGQPKVLFNVHLDTVPDSPHWTADPHLLRVTEGRAIGLGACDIKGAAAALVAVANATQGDMALLLSTDEEANDARCIEGFLKQKPAYDAVIVAEPTKGEAVLAHRGIHSVQMRFKGSAGHASGEQKPSDSALHQAMRWGSAALDFVEKQAHERFGGLTGLRFNIGKVEGGIKANMIAPTADIRFGFRPLPTMAPDQMLETFRTLVEPQPVAFGETFRGDSLPAGDTATAEARRLAARDLADELDIPIGNAVDFWTEAALFSAAGYICFVYGPGDIAQAHTADEWVALSQLQHYAETIYRIIDRGSA; encoded by the coding sequence ATGAGCGCCTTACTGGACGATACCCTCAGACATCTTCGCGCACTGGTCAGTTACGACACGCGCAATCCGCCGCGTGAAATCGGCACGGGCGGCATTTTCGATTACTTGCGCGAAAACCTGCCCGGCTTCGACGTCACAGTCACCGATTTCGGCGCAGGTGCAGTCAACCTGTACGCGGTGCGCGGCCAGCCGAAGGTGCTGTTCAACGTGCATCTGGATACCGTACCCGACTCGCCACACTGGACGGCTGATCCACACCTGCTGCGTGTGACAGAGGGCCGCGCCATCGGCCTTGGTGCTTGCGATATCAAGGGTGCCGCGGCCGCACTGGTGGCGGTTGCCAACGCCACGCAGGGGGACATGGCGCTGCTGTTGTCCACCGACGAAGAGGCCAACGATGCGCGTTGCATTGAAGGTTTCCTCAAGCAGAAGCCGGCCTATGACGCCGTCATCGTCGCCGAGCCGACCAAGGGCGAGGCCGTGTTGGCGCATCGCGGCATTCATTCGGTGCAGATGCGCTTCAAGGGCAGTGCCGGTCATGCTTCGGGCGAGCAGAAACCCAGCGACAGCGCGCTGCATCAGGCGATGCGCTGGGGTTCGGCGGCGCTGGATTTTGTCGAGAAGCAGGCGCACGAGCGCTTTGGTGGCCTGACCGGGCTGCGCTTCAACATCGGCAAGGTCGAAGGCGGTATCAAGGCCAATATGATCGCGCCGACGGCCGATATCCGCTTCGGTTTTCGTCCCTTGCCCACCATGGCGCCCGACCAGATGCTGGAAACGTTTCGCACCCTGGTCGAACCGCAGCCGGTGGCATTCGGAGAAACCTTCCGCGGTGATTCACTGCCGGCTGGCGACACGGCTACGGCCGAAGCACGCCGTCTTGCCGCGCGCGATCTCGCCGACGAGTTGGACATTCCCATTGGCAATGCGGTGGACTTCTGGACCGAAGCGGCCCTGTTCTCCGCGGCCGGCTACATCTGTTTTGTCTATGGCCCCGGCGACATCGCGCAGGCGCATACCGCCGACGAATGGGTCGCCCTGAGCCAGCTCCAGCATTACGCAGAAACCATTTACCGGATCATCGATCGTGGAAGCGCATAA
- a CDS encoding acetylglutamate kinase encodes MGSAKEIQQYLKRFSQLDAKRFAVVKVGGAVLRDDLPALTSSLTFLQQVGLTPIVLHGAGPQLDEELSAAGIEKQTVNGLRVTTPQALAIVRKVFQEQNLRLVEALQTMDTRATSVLSGVFTSTYLDRDTYGLVGKVSRINLAPIEASLRAGSIPVIASMGETEEGQILNVNADFAANELVRVLQPYKIVFLTGTGGLLDDKGRIIDSINLSTEFEHLMAQPWINGGMRLKIEQIADLLADLPLTSSVSITQPSELAKELFTHKGSGTLVRRGEKVRRFESWEGIDLERMRSLIESSFGRTLVPDYFERTKPFRIYVSENYRTAMILTMEDGLPYLDKFAVLDDAQGEGLGRAVWQVMREENPQMFWRSRHGNSVNHFYYAESDGCLKQPNWKVFWYGLEDFETIARCVAHCATRQPTLVG; translated from the coding sequence ATGGGCAGCGCGAAGGAAATCCAGCAATACCTCAAGCGCTTCTCGCAGCTCGACGCCAAGCGCTTCGCCGTAGTGAAGGTCGGTGGCGCTGTGCTGCGCGACGATCTGCCTGCGCTCACGTCCTCGCTGACCTTCCTGCAGCAAGTCGGGCTGACCCCGATCGTGCTGCATGGTGCGGGTCCGCAGCTGGACGAGGAACTATCTGCCGCCGGTATCGAGAAGCAGACCGTCAACGGCTTGCGTGTGACCACGCCGCAGGCGCTGGCGATCGTACGCAAGGTGTTCCAGGAGCAGAACCTGCGCCTGGTCGAGGCCTTGCAGACCATGGACACGCGCGCCACGTCGGTGCTGTCGGGCGTGTTCACTTCCACCTACCTCGACCGCGACACCTACGGCCTGGTCGGCAAGGTGAGCCGGATCAACCTGGCGCCGATCGAGGCCAGCTTGCGCGCCGGCTCCATCCCGGTGATCGCCAGCATGGGCGAGACGGAAGAGGGGCAGATCCTCAACGTCAACGCCGACTTCGCCGCCAACGAACTGGTGCGCGTGCTGCAGCCGTACAAGATCGTGTTCCTGACCGGGACCGGTGGCCTGCTGGACGACAAGGGTCGAATCATCGACTCGATCAACCTCAGCACCGAGTTCGAGCATCTGATGGCCCAGCCGTGGATCAACGGCGGCATGCGCCTGAAGATCGAACAGATCGCGGATCTGCTGGCCGACTTGCCGTTGACCTCGTCGGTGTCGATCACCCAGCCGTCCGAATTGGCCAAGGAGCTGTTCACGCATAAGGGTTCGGGGACGCTCGTGCGTCGTGGCGAGAAAGTACGTCGCTTCGAGTCATGGGAAGGTATCGACCTGGAGCGCATGCGCAGCCTGATCGAATCCAGCTTCGGCCGCACCCTGGTGCCGGACTATTTCGAGCGCACCAAGCCGTTCCGGATCTATGTCAGCGAGAACTATCGCACCGCGATGATACTTACGATGGAAGACGGCTTGCCCTACCTCGACAAGTTCGCCGTGCTCGACGATGCCCAGGGTGAGGGCCTGGGACGTGCCGTGTGGCAGGTGATGCGCGAGGAGAACCCGCAGATGTTCTGGCGTTCGCGCCACGGCAACTCGGTCAACCATTTCTACTACGCCGAATCGGATGGTTGCCTCAAGCAGCCGAACTGGAAAGTGTTCTGGTACGGCCTTGAGGACTTCGAAACCATCGCCCGCTGCGTCGCGCATTGCGCCACGCGGCAGCCGACCCTGGTGGGCTGA
- the argC gene encoding N-acetyl-gamma-glutamyl-phosphate reductase, with the protein MSMTKQRIGIVGARGHTGAELIRLVTAHPALELAFVSSRELDGQRVADQVDGFKGELRYANLDPTAVAAQDADVVVLALPNGKAAPYVEAIDKAKPETLIVDLSADYRFDERWYYGLPELTRERWRGEKRISNPGCYATAVQLSIAPLKDLLAAPPVSFGVSGYSGAGTTPSDRNDPEKLRDNLMPYSLTGHMHEKEASRHLGLPVEFMPHVAPHFRGLTVTTSLYLVRPIKREDVIARFNGAYAGEKLVRVLDEAPWVSQIAHKHHVEIGGFAVSADGKRVVVVATLDNLLKGAATQAMQNINRAIGVDEFTAIPRP; encoded by the coding sequence ATGAGCATGACCAAACAACGCATCGGTATTGTGGGCGCGCGCGGTCACACCGGCGCGGAACTGATCCGCCTGGTGACAGCGCATCCGGCCTTGGAACTCGCCTTCGTCTCCTCGCGCGAACTGGATGGCCAGCGCGTGGCAGACCAGGTGGATGGCTTCAAAGGCGAGCTGCGTTACGCCAACCTCGATCCGACGGCTGTCGCTGCGCAAGATGCGGACGTGGTGGTGCTGGCCTTGCCCAACGGCAAGGCAGCGCCCTATGTCGAGGCCATCGACAAGGCCAAGCCAGAAACACTGATCGTCGACCTGTCCGCCGACTATCGCTTTGACGAGCGCTGGTATTACGGCCTGCCGGAGTTGACTCGTGAGCGCTGGCGCGGCGAGAAGCGCATCAGCAATCCGGGCTGCTACGCCACGGCAGTGCAGCTTTCGATCGCGCCGTTGAAGGATCTGCTGGCCGCGCCGCCGGTGTCGTTTGGCGTGTCCGGCTATTCCGGTGCCGGCACCACGCCGTCGGATCGCAATGACCCGGAAAAGCTGCGCGACAACTTGATGCCGTATTCGCTTACCGGCCATATGCACGAGAAGGAAGCCAGTCGCCATCTCGGCCTGCCGGTGGAATTCATGCCGCATGTGGCGCCGCATTTTCGCGGGCTTACGGTGACCACCAGTCTCTATCTGGTCCGGCCGATCAAGCGCGAGGACGTGATCGCCCGCTTCAACGGCGCCTACGCAGGCGAGAAACTGGTACGCGTACTGGACGAGGCGCCATGGGTCAGCCAGATCGCCCACAAGCATCATGTGGAGATCGGCGGCTTCGCGGTATCCGCCGACGGCAAGCGCGTGGTGGTGGTGGCAACGCTGGACAACCTGCTCAAGGGCGCCGCCACCCAGGCCATGCAGAACATCAATCGCGCGATTGGCGTGGACGAATTCACGGCGATCCCGCGACCGTGA
- the proS gene encoding proline--tRNA ligase, which produces MRLSRYLLPTLKETPAEAQIVSHRLMLRAGMIRQEAAGIYAWLPLGLQVLRKIERIVREEMHRAGALELLMPTLQLADLWRESGRYDAYGPEMLRIRDRNERELLYGPTNEEMVTDIFRGNVRSYRDLPMNLYHVQWKFRDEQRPRFGVLRGREFLMKDAYSFDLDEAAARRSYQRMFVAYLRMFSRMGLTAIPMRAETGPIGGDLSHEFIVLADTGESDVYCDRQLLELPVPDELVDYEGDLAALIAPWTQPYAATEDVHDAERFEREVAAERRLHTRGIEVGQIFYFGTKYSGPMKALIAGADGVERPIHGGSYGVGVSRLVGAIIEASHDERGIVWPDAVAPFQVGLINLQQGNADTDAACETVYTKLRQSGIEVLYDDTSARAGGKFANIDLIGLSWQLAVGPRELKNGQVELKRRATDERSVLSIDAALAALVDARPRRD; this is translated from the coding sequence ATGCGTCTGTCCCGCTATCTGCTTCCCACCTTGAAAGAAACGCCCGCCGAGGCGCAGATCGTCTCGCATCGGCTGATGTTGCGTGCGGGCATGATCCGCCAGGAGGCCGCCGGCATTTATGCCTGGCTGCCGCTGGGCTTGCAGGTGCTGCGCAAGATCGAGCGTATCGTGCGCGAGGAAATGCATCGCGCCGGTGCGCTGGAGTTGCTGATGCCGACGCTGCAGCTCGCCGACCTGTGGCGAGAGAGCGGGCGCTACGATGCCTATGGCCCGGAGATGCTGCGTATCCGCGACCGCAACGAGCGCGAACTTTTGTACGGGCCGACCAACGAAGAGATGGTCACCGACATTTTCCGCGGGAACGTGCGTTCGTACCGCGACCTGCCGATGAATCTCTATCACGTGCAGTGGAAGTTCCGCGACGAGCAGCGGCCGCGTTTCGGGGTATTGCGAGGGCGCGAATTCCTGATGAAGGATGCCTACTCGTTCGATCTCGACGAGGCCGCCGCGCGTCGCTCCTACCAGCGCATGTTCGTCGCCTATCTGCGCATGTTCTCCCGCATGGGACTGACTGCGATCCCCATGCGCGCGGAAACCGGGCCTATCGGCGGTGACCTGTCACACGAGTTCATCGTGCTGGCCGATACCGGCGAGTCGGACGTCTACTGCGATCGCCAGTTGCTTGAGCTGCCGGTACCGGACGAACTGGTGGACTACGAGGGCGACCTCGCCGCGCTGATTGCGCCTTGGACGCAGCCCTATGCCGCCACCGAGGACGTGCATGACGCCGAGCGCTTCGAGCGTGAAGTGGCGGCGGAACGGCGGCTGCATACGCGAGGCATCGAAGTCGGGCAGATCTTCTATTTCGGCACCAAGTATTCCGGGCCAATGAAGGCCCTGATCGCTGGTGCCGACGGCGTGGAGCGACCGATCCACGGCGGCTCTTATGGCGTGGGCGTTTCGCGGCTGGTCGGCGCCATCATCGAGGCCAGCCACGACGAGCGCGGTATCGTATGGCCGGACGCGGTGGCTCCGTTCCAGGTCGGCCTGATCAATCTGCAGCAGGGCAACGCCGATACGGATGCAGCCTGCGAGACGGTCTATACCAAGCTCAGGCAGTCCGGCATCGAAGTGTTGTACGACGACACTAGTGCTCGGGCTGGCGGCAAGTTCGCAAATATCGATCTGATCGGTCTGTCGTGGCAGCTGGCCGTGGGGCCGCGCGAACTGAAGAACGGTCAGGTCGAATTGAAGCGACGCGCCACCGACGAGCGAAGCGTGCTCAGCATCGATGCCGCGTTGGCGGCCCTGGTCGATGCGCGCCCTCGACGCGATTGA